The Bradyrhizobium betae genomic interval ACCGCCGGTGCGGCGCTGCCCGGCGGCGATTTTGCCTGGGACCGTTTCGACACCGAAGTCGATCTCGCCCGCGACCGCTGGCGTTTTCTGTCGGAGTCAGAGGCGCAGCGCCTGGTCGCGGCCTACGGCTCGCGGCTATTGGTGGTGCTCGGCGAGGCGAAGACGCGCGAAGAGCTGGGCCCCGCCTTCGGGCCTGAGCTGACCGGCGCCGAAGTGCGCTATCTGATGGCCTGCGAATGGGCGCGCTTTCCCGAGGATATCCTGTGGCGCCGCTCCAAGCTCGGCCTGACCATGCCCGGGGCGGACCGGGATGCGCTTGCGGCGTTCATGGCGGGTGTGAACTAGACCGGGTCGCGCGCGCAGGGCATGCCTCCAGGATCGCGAGCTCCGTGGCGGATGGCGTGGATGATGATCTCTTGGTTGCCTATTTCGAAGAAGATGAGGAACGGGTGCGGAGTTGTGGTCAACCTCCGGATATCCGGATCGTCGGTCCGCAGACCAATCTCGGGCTGGACCAGCAGCAGAGCGATTACGTCCCGAATCCGCCTTTGGACGCGTTCCGCTCCCTGCGGAGACGTTGCTGAAATGTAGGTTAGAATAGAATCAAGATCGGCCAGCGCCGGAAGTGTGTAGCGATATTCACAGGCCGTGTTTGGCCCAAGTCGCCTGGACTTGAGCTTCGGTCGCAAATTCACCTCGCACAGCCGCCTCTCTAGAGCCTTTCCCGCTCCGATGGAATCGGAGCGGGGCTCTAGAGCGGTTCACAGATTTATTGAATCGGAAGAGATTCCGGATCAGGGGCGAATATGATTCAAGATGCTGGCTGGGCTGGAGGCCAGCATCCGATGGTCCGACCAATTTCCAACGATTTGCGTGAGCGCGCAGTCTCCGCTGTGACCAAAGGTGAGAGCTGCCGATCTGTGGCGGAACGGTTTGGAGTTGCGGTCTCTTCAGTTGTGAAGTGGTCACAGCGTTATCGAACGACCGGCTCGGTAGCGCCTGGCAAGATGGGCGGTCACCGCAAGCCCGTGCTTGATTCGCACCGCGCCTTCATCGTCGAGCGGATCACTCAGACGCCGCACCTGACGCTGCATGGTCTGAAGGCGGAGCTGGCATCCCGCGGGGTCAAGGTCTCGCACAACGCAGTCTGGCTGTTCCTGCGCCGAGAAGGGCTGCGGTTCAAAAAAAACACTGTTCGCCCTCGAACAGGCGCGCGCCGACGTCTCTCATAGACGCCAGCGTTGGCGATCCTGGCAGGCCGGACTTGATGCTGGCCGGCTGGTCTTCATCGACGAGACCTGGATCAAGACCAACATGGCCCCCTTGCGGGGCTGGGGGCCCAAAGGGGCCCGCCTGCGCGGCTTCGCCCCGCACGGGCACTGGCGTACCCTCACATTCCTCGGCGCGCTCCGCCATGACCAACTCACGGCACCCTGCGTCTTCGACGGGCCGATCAACGGCGAATGCTTCTGCGCTTATGTGAAGCATGTCCTCCTGCCAACGCTGCGCGAAGGCGACATCGTCATTCTCGACAATCTCGGAAGCCACAAGTCGAAAGTTGTCAGACAGATGATCAAGGCCGCTGGCGCCAGGCTCTGGTACCTGCCGCCATACTCGCCCGACCTCAACCCGATCGAACAGGCCTTCTCCAAGATCAAACACTGGATGCGACAGGCTCAGAAGCGCACCATCGAGGATACTTGGCGCCACATCGGTCACCTCGTCCAGGACATCCAACCACGTGAATGCGCCAACTACTTTGCTAACGCCGGTTACGCTTCAATAAAAACGTGAAACGCTCTAGATGCGGCAATTGCCGACCTCTCGTCATCCGATAGGATGACGGCCGAGGTTGCATTCGCGCCAGCGAGCTGCAGCACGATCCGTGCAATGTCGTCCTGCGCGTCCGAGGGCAGGCTGCGTGCGATTTCTAGAGCCTGATCGGGCAACTTGGTCATGTCTTGATCATACGCCTCTTGGCGTCAGGTATGAAGGCCAATTTGGCACGATCCGTTCCGAACCGGTTGAGCAAAGCACGATCGGCCGCTAGCGTGCGGCGGAATCGGGGTTGGCGGAGACCATGACTGACGAGTTGCCCAAAACAGGCGCTGCAGCCTTTGTGGCCGGCGGAGAAAAGCATCCTCCAGCCGGCCAGCCGCTGCTGCGCATCGAGGGCGTCGCCAAGACCTTTGGCACCTTCCGCGCGGTGGACGGCGTTTCGCTCGACGTCAAGGCCGGCGAGTTCTTTGCGCTGCTCGGGCCCAGCGGCTGCGGCAAGACGACGCTGCTGCGCATGCTCGCCGGCTTCGAGGCGCCGGACGAAGGGCGCATTCTGCTCGGCGGCCAGGACATCGCGCAGGCGTTGCCGCACGAGCGCCCGATCAACATGATGTTCCAGAACTATGCGCTGTTCCCGCATCTGTCGGTGCGCGACAACATCGCCTTCGGCCTGAAACGCGCCGGCATGGCGCGTGCCGACATCGCCACGCGCGTGGCCGAGATGGTCGCGCTGGTGAAGCTCGAGGGGCTGGAGAAGCGCAAGCCCGACCAGCTTTCCGGCGGCCAGCGCCAGCGCGTGGCGCTGGCGCGGGCACTGGCACGCCGGCCGCAACTGCTGTTGCTCGACGAGCCGCTCGCCGCGCTCGACAAGAAGCTGCGTGAGAGCACGCAGGGCGAACTGATGGAGCTGCAGCGCCGGCTCGGCATGACCTTCATCATCGTCACCCACGACCAGGAGGAGGCCATGACGATGGCGAGCCGGATCGGGGTGATGAAGGCCGGAAAGCTGGCTCAGGTCGCAAGCCCGCGCGAGCTCTACGAGGCGCCGCGCTCGCGCTGGATCGCGGAGTTCGTCGGCGACATCAACCTGTTCGACGGCGAGTCCAAATTACGCGACGGCCATCGCCTGGTCATCGGCACGCGCGACGCGGGTTCGCTGGTGGTGGCCGAGCCGCGCGAACCGGTCGGCGGTGGAAAATTGTCGGTCGCGATCCGCCCCGAAAAGGTCAAGCTGTCGCGCCGCGGCCCGGTGAGCGAGGCCGGTCATGAGACGGCGATCAACCGGCTCGACGGCGTGATCGCCGACATCTGCTATCTCGGCGGCACCACCACCTACAAGGTGAAGCTCGATACCGGCGGGATGGTGCAGGCATCCGTCGCCAACAGCGCGAGCCTCGATGTCGATGCCTACAGCCTGAACCAGCATGTCGTCGCCTGGTTCGCGCCCGACGACTGCATGGTGCTGACGTCATGAGCTCTCGCCGCATCTTCGCGCGGCCGGCGCGCTTTGCCGCGATCGCGCCCTATGTCTGGATGGTGCTGTTCTTCCTGGTGCCGTTCGGCTTCGTGCTGAAGATCAGCCTGTCGCAAACGGCGATCGCGCAGCCGCCTTACGAGCCGGTGTTCGACTTGACGGCGGGGTGGGCAGCGCTGAAGGTGGCGCTCTCCGCGCTATCGCTCGACAATTTCAGGCTGCTCGCCTCCGACGACATCTACGTGTTCGCCTATGTGCGCAGCCTCACCGTCGCCGTCACGGCGACCGCGCTGTTGCTGCTGATCGGCTATCCCATCGCCTATGGCATGGCGCGGCTGCCGACGCGCTGGCAGGCGGTGGCGATGGTGCTGGTGATCGTGCCGTTCTGGACCTCGTTCCTGATCCGCATCTACGCCTGGATCAACATCCTCCAGCATGACGGCCTGCTCAACCAGATCCTGCTGGCGCTGCATCTGGTGAGCCAGCCGGTGGTGTGGCTCTCTACCGACAGCGCGATGTATATCGGCATCGTCTATTCTTATCTGCCGTTCATGATCCTGCCGCTCTACGCCACGCTCGCGAAAATGGAGCCAGTGCTGGATGAGGCGGCTTCCGATCTCGGCGCGCCGCCCTGGCAGGTATTCTGGCTGGTCACCTTTCCGCTGTCGCTGCCCGGCGTCGGCGCGGGCGTGCTGCTGTGCTTCATCCCGATCGTC includes:
- a CDS encoding type II toxin-antitoxin system RelE/ParE family toxin; amino-acid sequence: MNLRPKLKSRRLGPNTACEYRYTLPALADLDSILTYISATSPQGAERVQRRIRDVIALLLVQPEIGLRTDDPDIRRLTTTPHPFLIFFEIGNQEIIIHAIRHGARDPGGMPCARDPV
- a CDS encoding IS630 family transposase (programmed frameshift), translating into MVRPISNDLRERAVSAVTKGESCRSVAERFGVAVSSVVKWSQRYRTTGSVAPGKMGGHRKPVLDSHRAFIVERITQTPHLTLHGLKAELASRGVKVSHNAVWLFLRREGLRFKKTLFALEQARADVSHRRQRWRSWQAGLDAGRLVFIDETWIKTNMAPLRGWGPKGARLRGFAPHGHWRTLTFLGALRHDQLTAPCVFDGPINGECFCAYVKHVLLPTLREGDIVILDNLGSHKSKVVRQMIKAAGARLWYLPPYSPDLNPIEQAFSKIKHWMRQAQKRTIEDTWRHIGHLVQDIQPRECANYFANAGYASIKT
- a CDS encoding ABC transporter ATP-binding protein, which produces MTDELPKTGAAAFVAGGEKHPPAGQPLLRIEGVAKTFGTFRAVDGVSLDVKAGEFFALLGPSGCGKTTLLRMLAGFEAPDEGRILLGGQDIAQALPHERPINMMFQNYALFPHLSVRDNIAFGLKRAGMARADIATRVAEMVALVKLEGLEKRKPDQLSGGQRQRVALARALARRPQLLLLDEPLAALDKKLRESTQGELMELQRRLGMTFIIVTHDQEEAMTMASRIGVMKAGKLAQVASPRELYEAPRSRWIAEFVGDINLFDGESKLRDGHRLVIGTRDAGSLVVAEPREPVGGGKLSVAIRPEKVKLSRRGPVSEAGHETAINRLDGVIADICYLGGTTTYKVKLDTGGMVQASVANSASLDVDAYSLNQHVVAWFAPDDCMVLTS
- a CDS encoding ABC transporter permease, whose translation is MSSRRIFARPARFAAIAPYVWMVLFFLVPFGFVLKISLSQTAIAQPPYEPVFDLTAGWAALKVALSALSLDNFRLLASDDIYVFAYVRSLTVAVTATALLLLIGYPIAYGMARLPTRWQAVAMVLVIVPFWTSFLIRIYAWINILQHDGLLNQILLALHLVSQPVVWLSTDSAMYIGIVYSYLPFMILPLYATLAKMEPVLDEAASDLGAPPWQVFWLVTFPLSLPGVGAGVLLCFIPIVGEFVIPDLLAGSNSLMIGQTLWLEFFTNKDWPVASAAAIVLLAVLLVPLLLYERLQKRQLEQGR